A single genomic interval of Ornithinimicrobium humiphilum harbors:
- a CDS encoding FAD-binding dehydrogenase, whose protein sequence is MDADVVVVGAGLAGLVATSELVAAGRRVVLVDQESTTHLGGQAWWSFGGLFLVDSPEQRRMGIRDSEELAWQDWTGSAGFDRLEGPDAQDRWGREWARAYVAWAAGEKRSWLREKGIGLFPVVGWAERGDGSATGHGNSVPRFHITWGTGPGVVEPFERAVRDGVEQGLVELRGRHRVTGLVVTDGAVTGVRGDVLGGAEVERGAPSGREVVGTFELSAQAVVVTSGGIGANADLVRRWWPDRLGTPPVEMVTGVPAYVDGSMLDPVEAVGARLVNRDRMWHYVEGLPNHSPVWPGHGIRILPGPSSLWLDALGRRLPFPCLPGFDTLGTLAHLRTAAPEHDHSWFVATTTILGKEYALSGSEQNPDLTGRSVRQVLGRVTTGVPAPVQRFVDSGADVVLADTVEELAARMNALTGSSLVDAAELRRLVEARDRELTNDYGKDVQTALVRAARRSRGDRLVRTAPPHRFLDPKHGPLVAVRLRVLTRKTLGGVQTDLDGRALAANGTPVPGLWAAGEVAGFGGGGMHGYRSLEGTFLGGCLFGGRQVGRALAASL, encoded by the coding sequence ATGGACGCTGACGTCGTGGTGGTCGGGGCAGGACTCGCCGGGCTGGTGGCCACCTCCGAGCTGGTCGCCGCCGGCCGTCGGGTGGTGCTCGTCGACCAGGAGTCGACCACCCACCTCGGCGGGCAGGCCTGGTGGAGCTTCGGCGGGCTCTTCCTCGTCGACAGCCCCGAGCAGCGCCGGATGGGCATCCGCGACAGCGAGGAGCTGGCCTGGCAGGACTGGACCGGCAGCGCCGGCTTCGACCGGCTGGAGGGGCCGGACGCGCAGGACCGGTGGGGCCGGGAGTGGGCCCGGGCGTATGTCGCGTGGGCGGCGGGGGAGAAGCGGTCCTGGCTGCGCGAGAAGGGGATCGGGCTCTTCCCCGTCGTCGGCTGGGCAGAGCGGGGCGACGGCAGCGCCACCGGGCACGGCAACTCGGTGCCGCGCTTCCACATCACCTGGGGCACCGGGCCGGGCGTCGTCGAGCCCTTCGAGCGGGCGGTGCGCGACGGGGTCGAGCAGGGCCTGGTCGAGCTGCGCGGACGGCACCGCGTCACCGGCCTGGTCGTCACCGACGGGGCCGTCACCGGCGTCCGCGGCGACGTCCTCGGCGGGGCCGAGGTCGAGCGCGGGGCCCCGTCCGGCCGGGAGGTGGTGGGCACCTTCGAGCTGTCGGCCCAGGCGGTGGTCGTGACGAGCGGCGGCATCGGCGCCAACGCCGACCTCGTGCGCCGGTGGTGGCCGGACCGGCTGGGCACCCCGCCGGTCGAGATGGTCACCGGTGTCCCGGCCTACGTCGACGGCTCGATGCTCGACCCCGTCGAGGCGGTCGGCGCGCGGCTGGTCAACCGCGACCGGATGTGGCACTACGTCGAGGGCCTGCCCAACCACTCGCCCGTCTGGCCGGGGCACGGCATACGCATCCTGCCGGGGCCGAGCTCGCTGTGGCTCGACGCGCTGGGGCGGCGGCTGCCCTTCCCGTGCCTGCCCGGCTTCGACACCCTCGGCACGCTGGCGCACCTGCGGACCGCGGCCCCGGAGCACGACCACTCCTGGTTCGTGGCGACGACGACGATCCTGGGCAAGGAGTACGCCCTCTCCGGCTCGGAGCAGAACCCCGACCTGACCGGGCGGTCGGTGCGGCAGGTGCTGGGCCGGGTCACGACGGGGGTGCCCGCTCCGGTGCAGCGCTTCGTCGATTCCGGCGCCGACGTGGTGCTGGCCGACACCGTGGAGGAGCTGGCGGCCCGGATGAACGCGCTCACCGGGTCGTCGCTGGTCGACGCCGCCGAGCTGCGGCGGCTCGTCGAGGCGCGTGACCGCGAGCTGACCAACGACTACGGCAAGGACGTGCAGACCGCGCTGGTCAGGGCGGCCCGGCGCTCGCGCGGCGACCGGCTCGTGCGCACCGCGCCGCCGCACCGCTTCCTCGACCCGAAGCACGGGCCGCTCGTCGCGGTCCGCCTGCGGGTGCTCACGCGCAAGACGCTCGGCGGGGTCCAGACCGACCTCGACGGGCGGGCGCTCGCCGCGAACGGCACCCCGGTGCCGGGGCTCTGGGCCGCCGGCGAGGTGGCCGGCTTCGGCGGGGGCGGGATGCACGGCTACCGCTCGCTCGAGGGGACCTTCCTGGGTGGCTGCCTCTTCGGCGGGCGGCAGGTGGGGAGGGCGCTGGCGGCCTCGCTCTGA
- the hutH gene encoding histidine ammonia-lyase, whose protein sequence is MTRLPSPTAPSEVVVDVGPLSHEDVVAVARHGARVRLSDAAVEGIAATRRIIEGLADDSEAHYGISTGFGALATTSIPPEKRAQLQRSLVRSHAAGSGPEVEREVVRATMLLRLSTLATGRTGVRLETAQAYAALLDAGITPVVHEYGSLGCSGDLAPLAHCALAVMGEGSVRDASGTLLPAAEALAAAGISPVELREKEGLALINGTDGMLGMLVLALHDLGTLLATADVAAAMSVEGQLGTDDVFAADVQALRPHPGQAASAANIRTVMAGSAIRESHRTEACTRVQDAYSLRCSPQVHGSARDTCDHARMVADRELAAAVDNPVVTLDGRVESNGNFHGAPVAHVLDFLAVVTADVASIAERRTDRFLDVARNHGLPPFLADDPGTDSGLMIAQYTQAAVVSELKRLAAPASVDSIPSSAMQEDHVSMGWNAARKLRRSVDGLARVLGIEVLTAARALDLRAPLAPAPATGAVVRLLREAGVEGPGPDRFLSPEIESVVDLVLDGRVRAAAEEVAGPLA, encoded by the coding sequence ATGACCCGTCTTCCGTCTCCCACCGCTCCGTCCGAGGTCGTCGTCGACGTCGGACCGCTGAGCCACGAGGACGTCGTGGCCGTCGCCCGGCACGGCGCCCGCGTCCGCCTCTCCGACGCCGCCGTCGAGGGGATCGCCGCGACCCGCCGGATCATCGAGGGCCTGGCCGACGACAGCGAGGCGCACTACGGCATCTCGACCGGCTTCGGCGCCCTCGCCACCACCAGCATCCCGCCGGAGAAGCGCGCCCAGCTGCAGCGCAGCCTCGTGCGCAGCCACGCCGCCGGCTCGGGCCCCGAGGTCGAGCGCGAGGTCGTGCGGGCCACGATGCTGCTGCGCCTGTCGACCCTGGCCACCGGGCGCACCGGCGTGCGGCTCGAGACCGCCCAGGCGTATGCCGCGCTGCTCGACGCCGGGATCACCCCGGTCGTGCACGAGTACGGCTCGCTGGGGTGCTCCGGCGACCTGGCCCCGCTGGCGCACTGCGCGCTCGCGGTCATGGGCGAGGGGTCCGTGCGCGACGCGTCCGGCACGCTGCTCCCGGCGGCCGAGGCGCTCGCCGCCGCCGGCATCTCGCCCGTGGAGCTGCGCGAGAAGGAGGGGCTGGCGCTCATCAACGGCACCGACGGCATGCTCGGCATGCTCGTGCTGGCGCTGCACGACCTCGGCACCCTGCTCGCCACCGCCGACGTCGCCGCGGCGATGAGCGTCGAGGGCCAGCTGGGCACCGACGACGTCTTCGCCGCCGACGTGCAGGCGCTGCGCCCGCACCCCGGCCAGGCCGCCTCGGCCGCCAACATCCGCACGGTGATGGCCGGCAGCGCGATCCGCGAGAGCCACCGGACGGAGGCCTGCACCCGGGTCCAGGACGCCTACTCGCTGCGCTGCTCCCCGCAGGTCCACGGCTCGGCCCGCGACACCTGCGACCACGCGCGGATGGTCGCCGACCGCGAGCTGGCCGCCGCCGTCGACAACCCGGTCGTCACGCTCGACGGCCGCGTGGAGTCCAACGGCAACTTCCACGGTGCCCCCGTGGCGCACGTCCTCGACTTCCTCGCGGTCGTGACGGCCGACGTGGCGAGCATCGCCGAGCGTCGCACCGACCGGTTCCTCGACGTCGCGCGCAACCACGGCCTGCCGCCCTTCCTGGCGGACGACCCGGGCACCGACTCGGGCCTGATGATCGCTCAGTACACCCAGGCCGCCGTGGTCTCCGAGCTCAAGCGCCTCGCGGCCCCGGCCAGCGTCGACTCGATCCCGTCCTCGGCCATGCAGGAGGACCACGTCTCGATGGGCTGGAACGCCGCCCGCAAGCTGCGCCGCTCCGTCGACGGCCTGGCCCGCGTGCTCGGCATCGAGGTGCTCACGGCCGCCCGCGCGCTGGACCTGCGCGCGCCGCTCGCGCCGGCCCCCGCGACCGGTGCGGTCGTGCGGCTGCTGCGCGAGGCGGGGGTGGAGGGTCCGGGTCCGGACCGCTTCCTCTCGCCCGAGATCGAGTCGGTCGTCGACCTCGTGCTGGACGGCCGCGTGCGCGCCGCCGCCGAGGAGGTCGCCGGGCCGCTGGCCTGA
- a CDS encoding sulfite exporter TauE/SafE family protein: MTGSVLLICAVVLLGGLLQRVAGMGMGMVVAPLATLLLGPVTGVTVSNAAAVVVALLVLGALRRHVDWRGFRRLAPLIVLGSIGGALAVRSTPKSWLDILVGGSVLLALVGSAVLARRTTLGRGGIAGVATGLVAGFMNTAAGVAGPAMKAYALATRWDQRSFAATLQPVFLVANASSVVTKMLVGAGPDPGLVPWWSWPALAVAALLGVQLGRPVSRRLSMRTAARIATAVALTGAVTALVRGLVTL; encoded by the coding sequence GTGACCGGTTCGGTGCTGCTGATCTGCGCCGTCGTCCTGCTCGGCGGACTGCTCCAGCGCGTCGCGGGTATGGGGATGGGCATGGTCGTCGCACCGCTCGCCACCCTGCTGCTCGGCCCGGTCACGGGCGTGACCGTCAGCAACGCGGCGGCCGTCGTCGTCGCCCTGCTCGTGCTGGGCGCGCTGCGCCGGCACGTCGACTGGCGGGGCTTCCGCCGGCTGGCGCCGCTCATCGTCCTGGGGTCGATCGGCGGCGCGCTGGCCGTGCGCTCGACCCCCAAGTCCTGGCTCGACATCCTCGTCGGCGGCAGCGTGCTGCTGGCACTGGTCGGGAGCGCCGTCCTCGCCCGCCGCACGACGCTCGGCCGGGGCGGGATCGCCGGCGTCGCCACCGGGCTCGTCGCCGGCTTCATGAACACGGCCGCGGGCGTCGCCGGCCCGGCGATGAAGGCCTACGCCCTGGCCACCCGGTGGGACCAGCGCAGCTTCGCCGCAACCCTGCAGCCGGTCTTCCTCGTCGCGAACGCCTCCTCGGTGGTCACCAAGATGCTCGTCGGGGCCGGGCCCGACCCCGGGCTGGTGCCGTGGTGGTCCTGGCCCGCGCTCGCCGTCGCGGCGCTGCTGGGCGTGCAGCTCGGCCGACCCGTGTCGCGCCGGCTCTCGATGCGGACCGCCGCTCGCATCGCCACCGCCGTCGCGCTCACCGGCGCGGTGACGGCGCTGGTCCGCGGCCTGGTCACGCTCTAG
- a CDS encoding NAD(P)H-quinone oxidoreductase, which produces MRAITINEPGDPDVLVPAEVDPPVPGEGEVLVDVVAAGVNRADVQQRKGYYPPPKGASPLPGLEVSGTIAALGPGTDDAGWAVGDEVCALLAGGGYAEQVAVPVGQLLPVPSGISLADAAALPEVACTVWSNLVLEAGLGEGETVLLHGGSSGIGTMAIQVARQLGARVAVTAGSADKLEACRELGADVLVNYREQDFVEEVRAATDGRGADVILDVVGAKYLARNVDALSPDGRLVVIGLLGGTKAELNLGQLLSKRGRVIATSLRSRSTAGKAEIVAAVREHVWPWIEAGAVRTVIQSRYPLEQAAEAHREMEASGHVGKILLDVRA; this is translated from the coding sequence ATGCGCGCCATCACGATCAACGAGCCCGGTGACCCCGACGTCCTCGTCCCGGCCGAGGTCGACCCGCCCGTGCCCGGCGAGGGCGAGGTGCTCGTCGACGTCGTCGCCGCGGGCGTGAACCGCGCGGACGTCCAGCAGCGCAAGGGCTACTACCCCCCACCCAAGGGCGCCTCCCCGCTGCCGGGCCTCGAGGTCAGCGGCACGATCGCCGCGCTCGGCCCGGGCACCGACGACGCCGGCTGGGCGGTCGGCGACGAGGTCTGCGCGCTCCTCGCCGGTGGTGGGTATGCCGAGCAGGTGGCCGTGCCCGTGGGCCAGCTGCTGCCCGTCCCGTCCGGCATCAGCCTCGCGGACGCCGCCGCGCTGCCCGAGGTCGCCTGCACGGTCTGGAGCAACCTCGTCCTCGAGGCCGGCCTGGGCGAGGGCGAGACGGTCCTGCTCCACGGCGGCTCCAGCGGCATCGGCACCATGGCGATCCAGGTCGCCCGCCAGCTCGGCGCGCGCGTCGCCGTCACGGCCGGCTCCGCGGACAAGCTCGAGGCCTGCCGCGAGCTGGGCGCCGACGTGCTCGTCAACTACCGCGAGCAGGACTTCGTCGAGGAGGTGCGGGCCGCGACCGACGGCCGCGGCGCCGACGTCATCCTCGACGTGGTCGGGGCCAAGTACCTCGCCCGCAACGTCGACGCCCTCTCCCCGGACGGGCGGCTGGTGGTCATCGGGCTGCTCGGCGGCACCAAGGCCGAGCTCAACCTGGGTCAGCTGCTCTCCAAGCGCGGCCGGGTCATCGCCACCTCGCTGCGCTCGCGCTCCACCGCGGGCAAGGCCGAGATCGTCGCGGCGGTGCGCGAGCACGTCTGGCCCTGGATCGAGGCCGGCGCGGTGCGGACCGTCATCCAGTCGCGCTACCCGCTCGAGCAGGCCGCCGAGGCCCACCGCGAGATGGAGGCCTCCGGCCACGTCGGCAAGATCCTGCTCGACGTCCGCGCCTAG
- a CDS encoding ASCH domain-containing protein: MDDAEISRFWADARVRGGLNPVESYIGASASSVVPPPAWSYGSTPQESDRFVEQVLAGARTATSSLLSSYEEEAQRQAALEESRPVEASGDTLVRTAVDVALPEPGLLSIVLDGQERPRALIRTTHVQVARLGDVDAEHARREGEHSLESWRRTVRTTLAAELAEGEVLGDDTRVVLERFVCVVPATARRAARRAGLL; this comes from the coding sequence ATGGACGACGCCGAGATCAGCCGCTTCTGGGCCGACGCGCGGGTGCGCGGCGGCCTCAACCCGGTCGAGTCCTACATCGGGGCCAGCGCGTCGAGCGTGGTGCCGCCGCCCGCGTGGTCCTACGGGTCGACGCCGCAGGAGTCGGACCGCTTCGTCGAGCAGGTGCTCGCGGGGGCCCGGACCGCGACGTCGAGCCTGCTGTCGTCCTACGAGGAGGAGGCGCAGCGGCAGGCGGCCCTGGAGGAGTCCCGTCCCGTCGAGGCGTCGGGCGACACCCTGGTCCGGACCGCCGTCGACGTCGCGCTGCCCGAGCCCGGGCTGCTGTCGATCGTCCTCGACGGCCAGGAGCGCCCGCGCGCGCTGATCCGCACGACGCACGTGCAGGTCGCACGGCTGGGCGACGTCGACGCCGAGCACGCCCGGCGCGAGGGCGAGCACTCGCTGGAGTCGTGGCGGCGGACCGTGCGCACGACGCTGGCCGCCGAGCTGGCGGAGGGCGAGGTGCTCGGCGACGACACCCGGGTCGTGCTGGAGCGCTTTGTCTGCGTCGTGCCCGCGACGGCGCGTCGGGCGGCCCGCCGGGCCGGGCTGCTGTAG
- a CDS encoding NUDIX domain-containing protein: MDWQTMRRKAGTAALVGFRVLPTPLKRAAVRVGSPSYTVGAVCVLEHDGAVLFLWQPHREGWSLPGGLLGKHEEPADAVRREVAEEVGLDIDPGEPVTVRVDPENQVVDVVFRVELETRPELELATEARKAQWFTPEQLAEADRDTFGIMAALARSAQPPRTGRLRDGAQG; the protein is encoded by the coding sequence GTGGACTGGCAGACGATGCGGCGCAAGGCGGGGACCGCCGCCCTGGTGGGCTTCCGGGTGCTGCCGACGCCGCTCAAGCGGGCCGCGGTCCGGGTGGGATCGCCGAGCTACACCGTGGGGGCGGTCTGCGTCCTCGAGCACGACGGGGCCGTGCTCTTCCTGTGGCAGCCGCACCGCGAGGGATGGAGCCTGCCGGGCGGGCTGCTGGGCAAGCACGAGGAGCCGGCCGACGCGGTGCGCCGCGAGGTGGCCGAGGAGGTCGGCCTCGACATCGACCCCGGCGAGCCGGTGACGGTGCGGGTCGACCCGGAGAACCAGGTCGTCGACGTCGTCTTCCGCGTCGAGCTCGAGACCCGTCCCGAGCTGGAGCTGGCCACCGAGGCGCGCAAGGCGCAGTGGTTCACGCCCGAGCAGCTCGCCGAGGCCGACCGCGACACCTTCGGCATCATGGCCGCGCTCGCCCGGTCGGCGCAGCCACCGCGGACGGGGCGGTTGAGGGACGGCGCGCAGGGCTGA
- a CDS encoding DUF937 domain-containing protein, whose product MSQFDDLLAALPVSQLAARVGADEAETEQAVRQLLPALVGGMQLNAQDPQGAESLAGALRRHEASPVVDGGVNLDQVDPEDGRKIVGHVFGDNTDVVVNRLGATGGASNDLVKKLLPILAPIVLSWLAKRVGGQLPGGAAAGGAGGAGGGILGDLLGGILGGAGGGAGKAGGLDDLLGSILKGR is encoded by the coding sequence ATGAGCCAGTTCGACGACCTGCTCGCCGCCCTTCCCGTCTCCCAGCTCGCCGCCCGCGTCGGCGCGGACGAGGCCGAGACGGAGCAGGCGGTGCGCCAGCTGCTGCCCGCCCTCGTCGGAGGTATGCAGCTCAACGCGCAGGATCCGCAGGGCGCCGAGTCCCTGGCCGGGGCGCTCCGCCGCCACGAGGCCTCCCCCGTCGTCGACGGCGGGGTGAACCTCGACCAGGTCGACCCCGAGGACGGCCGCAAGATCGTCGGGCACGTCTTCGGCGACAACACCGACGTCGTGGTGAACCGCCTCGGCGCGACCGGCGGGGCCAGCAACGACCTCGTCAAGAAGCTCCTGCCGATCCTCGCCCCGATCGTGCTGTCCTGGCTGGCCAAGCGCGTCGGCGGCCAGCTGCCCGGCGGCGCGGCCGCGGGCGGTGCCGGTGGCGCCGGCGGTGGCATCCTCGGTGACCTGCTCGGCGGGATCCTCGGCGGCGCCGGCGGTGGCGCGGGCAAGGCCGGCGGTCTCGACGACCTGCTCGGCAGCATCCTCAAGGGGCGCTGA
- a CDS encoding NupC/NupG family nucleoside CNT transporter: MDILWGLGGMVALIALGLLLSSNRRGVRWRTVLTALAIQVAMGVLVLYWPAGQAALRAVSEGVQAVINSANAGIGFLFGPVLPQGEDAGVVFAFQVLPVIIFFASLTAVLYHFGILQVVVEKLGAALGWALGTRKAESVNAAANIFVGQTEAPLVIRPYLGGLTRSGLFAVMVGGLSTVAGSVLVGYSLLGAPLEYLIAASFMAAPGALMMAKLLEPETEPEEHEETDDDGINDENESDEGDAPPDESEPDEDDVAGMEYRNVIDAAASGAADGLKLALNIGAMLLAFISLIALINLLLGVVGGWFGQPDLTFEQLLGYVFAPVMTAIGVPWAEATSAGSFVGQKVVVNEFVAFSNFAPAIEEFSPKTAAIVTFALTGFANLGSLGILLGGLGGLIKDRRKEIAQLGLRAIAAGTLANLMSATIAGILIG; this comes from the coding sequence ATGGACATCCTCTGGGGCCTCGGGGGCATGGTCGCCCTCATCGCGCTCGGCCTGCTGCTCTCCTCCAACCGCCGCGGGGTGCGCTGGAGGACCGTGCTGACCGCCCTGGCCATCCAGGTCGCCATGGGGGTGCTCGTCCTCTACTGGCCCGCCGGCCAGGCCGCGCTGCGCGCCGTCTCCGAGGGTGTCCAGGCGGTCATCAACTCGGCCAACGCGGGCATCGGCTTCCTCTTCGGCCCGGTGCTGCCGCAGGGCGAGGACGCCGGCGTGGTCTTCGCCTTCCAGGTGCTGCCGGTCATCATCTTCTTCGCCTCGCTCACCGCGGTGCTCTACCACTTCGGCATCCTGCAGGTCGTCGTCGAGAAGCTCGGCGCCGCGCTCGGCTGGGCGCTGGGCACCCGCAAGGCCGAGTCGGTCAACGCCGCGGCCAACATCTTCGTCGGCCAGACCGAGGCCCCGCTGGTCATCCGCCCCTATCTCGGCGGGCTGACGCGCTCGGGCCTCTTCGCCGTCATGGTCGGTGGCCTGTCGACCGTCGCCGGCTCGGTGCTCGTCGGCTACTCCCTGCTCGGCGCCCCGCTGGAATACCTCATCGCCGCCTCCTTCATGGCGGCCCCCGGAGCGCTCATGATGGCCAAGCTGCTCGAGCCGGAGACCGAGCCCGAGGAGCACGAGGAGACCGACGACGACGGCATCAACGACGAGAACGAGTCGGACGAGGGCGACGCCCCACCCGACGAGTCCGAGCCGGACGAGGACGACGTCGCGGGCATGGAGTACCGCAACGTCATCGACGCCGCCGCCTCCGGTGCGGCGGACGGCCTCAAGCTCGCGCTGAACATCGGTGCGATGCTGCTGGCCTTCATCTCGCTCATCGCCCTCATCAACCTGCTGCTCGGCGTCGTCGGTGGCTGGTTCGGCCAGCCCGACCTGACCTTCGAGCAGCTGCTGGGCTACGTCTTCGCGCCGGTCATGACGGCCATCGGCGTGCCCTGGGCCGAGGCGACCAGCGCGGGCAGCTTCGTCGGGCAGAAGGTCGTCGTCAACGAGTTCGTCGCCTTCAGCAACTTCGCGCCGGCGATCGAGGAGTTCAGCCCCAAGACCGCCGCGATCGTCACCTTCGCGCTGACCGGCTTCGCCAACCTCGGCTCGCTGGGCATCCTGCTCGGTGGCCTGGGCGGGCTGATCAAGGACCGACGCAAGGAGATCGCGCAGCTCGGCCTGCGCGCGATCGCGGCCGGCACGCTGGCCAACCTCATGAGCGCGACCATCGCGGGCATCCTGATCGGCTGA
- a CDS encoding IclR family transcriptional regulator: protein MANAPAAAHALDVLMLLARHATPLPAATVARELGLPRSTTYHLLAVLTDRGFVVHLPEERRYGLGVAAFELGSAYTRHAPLQRLARPVLARLADTTGHNAHLGALHGRDVVYLIEERVAGRPSLVSDVGVRLPASLTATGLAILAALPPAQVRALFPSADAFVQRHGVGPTSLTTLRPLLTETRTRGYALEQGFVTPGLDSVATAVLDHSGHPVAGVAVTAERVHLTPEVRDEVVTQVRRAAAEISRRLGHRRG from the coding sequence GTGGCCAACGCACCCGCTGCAGCGCACGCGCTCGACGTGCTCATGCTGCTGGCCCGGCACGCCACCCCGCTGCCCGCCGCGACCGTCGCCCGCGAGCTCGGGCTGCCGCGCTCGACGACCTACCACCTGCTCGCGGTCCTCACCGACCGCGGCTTCGTGGTGCACCTGCCCGAGGAGCGCCGCTACGGCCTCGGGGTGGCGGCCTTCGAGCTGGGCTCGGCCTACACCCGGCACGCCCCGCTGCAGCGCCTCGCCCGCCCTGTGCTCGCGCGGCTGGCCGACACGACGGGCCACAACGCCCACCTCGGCGCGTTGCACGGGCGCGACGTCGTCTACCTCATCGAGGAGCGCGTCGCGGGCCGCCCCTCGCTCGTCTCCGACGTCGGCGTCCGTCTCCCGGCCTCCCTCACGGCGACCGGGCTGGCCATCCTCGCCGCCCTCCCACCGGCCCAGGTCCGCGCGCTCTTCCCCTCCGCCGACGCCTTCGTGCAGCGGCACGGGGTCGGCCCGACGTCGCTGACCACGCTGCGGCCGCTGCTGACCGAGACCCGCACCCGGGGCTACGCCCTGGAGCAGGGCTTCGTCACCCCCGGCCTCGACTCGGTCGCCACCGCGGTGCTCGACCACTCCGGGCACCCCGTCGCCGGCGTCGCCGTCACCGCGGAGCGGGTGCACCTCACGCCGGAGGTCCGGGACGAGGTCGTGACCCAGGTGCGGCGCGCGGCGGCCGAGATCTCCCGCCGGCTCGGGCACCGCCGCGGCTGA
- a CDS encoding type IV toxin-antitoxin system AbiEi family antitoxin domain-containing protein, with the protein MDLTRLARRQQGVVSREQALGCGMTPAQIKWRLTRGDWRTIHRCVYLTNSGKVEWKARARAALLRAGPGSAPALESAAHLWGLERAAPTTITVAVPRQRHRLPVAGMEVAGASRWTP; encoded by the coding sequence ATGGACCTCACCCGCCTCGCCCGCAGGCAGCAGGGCGTCGTCAGCCGCGAGCAGGCGTTGGGCTGCGGCATGACGCCGGCCCAGATCAAGTGGCGGCTCACCCGCGGCGACTGGAGGACGATCCACCGGTGCGTCTACCTGACCAACAGCGGGAAGGTGGAGTGGAAGGCGCGCGCCCGGGCAGCCCTCCTGCGCGCCGGCCCGGGCAGCGCGCCGGCGCTGGAGTCCGCGGCCCACCTCTGGGGGCTCGAGCGCGCGGCACCGACGACGATCACGGTGGCCGTGCCGAGACAGCGTCATCGCCTGCCGGTCGCCGGGATGGAGGTCGCCGGCGCATCCAGGTGGACGCCGTGA